One Bartonella sp. TP genomic window carries:
- a CDS encoding peptidyl-prolyl cis-trans isomerase — protein sequence MLEALRLFANSWPAKIFLALIILSFAFIWTVPFYHNNSSVVMSSGQSTLPRSEFIYRVNKALTNLSIALNQTHRLNASEAERMGLLPNIMQELNLNLLMNEEARLMKLNLSDNTIAKLLAKDEFFSLGGSFSKDRFTNYVNHMGLLKKDIINAYKKDGQNEQLLKSVVDNQSLPKIFKDSANSYQQQKIDVDYLVINKNNLLPVASPEMEDVQKWFDLHKTSFNTKELRDIEFIHLSKDAIAKQQSATDKEIEDYYKTHQDNYTVEEMRDYDLLSVKTKAAADAIIKKDPKSINFETLQKADPKNLTLEHKANILKKDLTTPLSTEIFTLSSDGYSKVIADKNKFYIAHLIKVTPKHIKPLEPEKKSIEEIVKKTKTDTELDNSYKRINRAMSEKGDIAKTAADNKLELLSYTIDTDGKLGEKTAPIASQTDWGKITRSIFHAHLNAKPQDVALSQDGYIWYKVKNITPARQKTFEEAKSEIIKSYEEANTQKAMDKRAEELRQELDDGASVAQLAEENNLEVKQIKAIDRSGAHGSGDTNIPDSTYQTILSYSKNNNFVQPGATSETRLILHIANIYKGEQTAANSAEDLVKQFNESLKNDLLFAIELEANKQHPLKVNNWVVKQLLANM from the coding sequence ATGTTAGAAGCTCTGAGATTATTTGCAAATAGCTGGCCAGCAAAGATTTTTTTGGCACTTATAATATTAAGCTTTGCCTTTATTTGGACTGTTCCATTTTACCATAACAATTCATCTGTTGTGATGAGCTCGGGGCAATCCACTCTACCTAGAAGTGAGTTTATTTATAGAGTAAATAAGGCACTAACGAACCTTTCCATTGCCTTAAATCAAACCCACCGACTCAATGCCAGCGAAGCGGAAAGAATGGGTTTGCTACCCAATATAATGCAAGAGTTGAATTTGAACTTATTGATGAATGAAGAAGCACGCTTAATGAAGCTGAACCTTTCAGACAATACTATTGCCAAATTGCTGGCTAAAGATGAATTTTTTAGCCTAGGCGGTAGCTTTAGCAAAGATCGCTTTACCAATTATGTAAACCATATGGGGCTGCTAAAAAAAGATATAATCAATGCCTATAAAAAAGACGGTCAAAACGAGCAATTGCTAAAATCCGTAGTCGATAATCAATCCTTGCCAAAAATTTTTAAAGATTCTGCAAATAGCTACCAGCAGCAAAAAATCGACGTTGATTATCTTGTAATTAATAAAAACAATTTGCTTCCCGTAGCCAGCCCAGAAATGGAAGATGTGCAAAAATGGTTTGACCTACACAAAACCAGCTTCAATACTAAAGAATTACGGGATATAGAATTTATACATCTATCAAAAGACGCCATTGCCAAGCAACAAAGCGCTACAGATAAAGAGATAGAAGATTACTATAAAACACACCAAGATAATTACACCGTTGAAGAAATGCGGGACTATGATCTGCTTAGCGTCAAAACCAAAGCCGCGGCCGATGCGATTATAAAAAAAGATCCAAAATCTATAAATTTTGAAACTTTGCAAAAAGCAGACCCTAAAAATTTAACCCTGGAACATAAAGCAAATATCTTGAAAAAAGATTTAACAACACCTTTAAGCACAGAGATATTTACCCTATCCTCTGATGGTTACAGCAAGGTAATAGCGGATAAAAATAAATTTTATATAGCCCATCTAATTAAAGTAACCCCTAAACATATTAAACCACTAGAGCCTGAAAAAAAGTCTATAGAAGAAATAGTAAAAAAAACCAAAACCGACACAGAACTAGATAATAGCTATAAAAGAATAAATAGAGCCATGTCGGAAAAGGGTGATATAGCAAAAACCGCCGCCGATAACAAACTAGAACTACTAAGCTATACTATAGACACAGACGGAAAGCTGGGAGAAAAAACAGCCCCCATAGCTAGTCAAACAGATTGGGGCAAAATAACCCGATCTATTTTCCATGCTCACCTTAATGCAAAGCCACAAGATGTAGCCTTGAGCCAGGATGGTTATATTTGGTACAAGGTCAAAAACATTACCCCAGCTAGACAAAAAACATTTGAGGAAGCAAAAAGCGAAATCATAAAATCCTATGAAGAAGCAAATACGCAGAAAGCTATGGACAAAAGAGCAGAAGAATTACGACAAGAGCTAGATGACGGTGCTAGCGTTGCTCAGCTTGCCGAAGAAAACAATCTAGAAGTCAAACAAATAAAGGCTATAGATAGAAGCGGTGCGCATGGTAGCGGCGATACAAATATTCCGGATTCTACATATCAAACTATATTATCATACAGCAAAAATAATAATTTTGTGCAGCCCGGCGCAACTAGCGAAACTAGGCTAATATTGCATATTGCGAATATCTATAAAGGCGAGCAAACAGCTGCAAATTCAGCAGAAGATCTCGTAAAACAATTTAACGAAAGTCTAAAAAACGATCTGCTATTTGCTATAGAGCTGGAAGCAAATAAACAACATCCGCTTAAGGTTAATAATTGGGTTGTCAAGCAGCTGCTTGCAAATATGTAA
- the yajC gene encoding preprotein translocase subunit YajC → MFLQPAYAESMSVKDIAANFGSLWVFVAVALIMYFMIIRPQRLQVKKRELMLSSIQRGDNIITAGGIIAKVKRAVDDRDELEIEIAEGVVIRVLRTTISEVLPR, encoded by the coding sequence ATGTTTTTACAGCCAGCCTATGCTGAATCAATGAGTGTTAAGGACATTGCTGCTAATTTTGGTAGTTTATGGGTCTTTGTGGCAGTGGCTCTAATAATGTATTTTATGATTATTAGACCACAGCGCTTGCAGGTAAAAAAGCGGGAGCTAATGCTGTCTAGTATTCAGCGCGGTGATAATATAATAACAGCTGGTGGTATTATTGCCAAAGTAAAGCGCGCTGTTGATGACCGCGATGAGCTAGAAATTGAGATTGCTGAAGGCGTGGTTATACGAGTTTTGCGTACTACTATTTCTGAAGTTTTACCCAGATAA
- a CDS encoding MTH938/NDUFAF3 family protein has product MSDAIQMKPVYFAARMPIDAYGDGGFRFGDFSHKGAIMCFPTAIYAIKLAACIPTSAELQQFFLHNCNTQLLLLGTGIDIEYVPDEIREALKARNCTLEIMNTGAAVRTYNVLLAEERDVAAILYPV; this is encoded by the coding sequence ATGTCTGATGCAATACAAATGAAGCCAGTTTATTTCGCTGCTCGTATGCCAATAGATGCGTATGGCGATGGTGGTTTTCGCTTTGGCGATTTTTCTCACAAAGGCGCTATTATGTGCTTTCCCACTGCTATTTATGCTATAAAATTAGCTGCTTGCATTCCTACAAGCGCGGAGTTGCAACAGTTTTTTTTGCATAATTGTAATACGCAGCTGCTATTGTTGGGCACTGGCATTGATATTGAATATGTGCCCGACGAGATTAGAGAGGCCCTGAAAGCTCGTAATTGTACGCTAGAAATTATGAATACTGGCGCCGCGGTTAGGACATATAATGTATTACTAGCCGAAGAACGCGACGTAGCTGCAATTCTATATCCGGTATGA
- a CDS encoding M23 family metallopeptidase produces MAKGIRQKEDSIGLGKVSIKFFAALCFSSALSACGGHMSSNVDTQVILPADASFADVAEADKVLVKHRSKTAHSMHVKQHHKPKAKKSVEIDAYKVSHDNWTVKHNTKGEVFYYPEKPAANKSVVSATPNKIVETEPKPDNTKKIEKKPAIVPEKLVPKDAPVVYPPIPSKEILAAAKPVEAVKAPKAEPKPIVAVNKLEPSPSAKQAKFDWPVHGKVNKEFFGPDQQAVKSINIAVPVGTPVHAAADGLVIYAGNGLKEFGNIVLIKHDNNFVTVYGNNSELRVEHGQNVKKGAIIALSGNSGEEKEAGVHFEVRDNLKPVNPMDFLSAMPE; encoded by the coding sequence ATGGCAAAAGGTATAAGACAAAAAGAAGACTCAATTGGTCTTGGTAAAGTTAGTATAAAGTTTTTTGCTGCATTGTGTTTTTCTTCAGCTTTATCTGCTTGTGGTGGGCATATGTCATCTAATGTAGACACGCAAGTTATTTTGCCAGCAGACGCTAGCTTTGCGGATGTAGCAGAAGCTGATAAGGTATTAGTTAAACATCGTAGCAAGACAGCGCATTCCATGCATGTTAAACAGCATCATAAGCCTAAGGCAAAGAAGTCAGTAGAAATAGATGCATATAAAGTTTCGCATGATAACTGGACAGTTAAGCATAACACAAAGGGCGAAGTGTTCTATTATCCAGAAAAGCCAGCTGCTAATAAGTCTGTTGTGTCTGCTACGCCAAATAAAATTGTAGAAACTGAGCCAAAGCCAGATAACACAAAAAAGATAGAAAAAAAACCAGCAATAGTGCCTGAAAAACTTGTGCCTAAGGATGCGCCTGTAGTCTACCCACCTATCCCAAGCAAGGAAATTTTGGCTGCTGCTAAGCCAGTAGAAGCTGTAAAGGCCCCTAAAGCGGAGCCTAAGCCTATAGTTGCTGTAAATAAGTTAGAACCTTCTCCCTCAGCCAAGCAGGCTAAGTTTGACTGGCCTGTACATGGTAAGGTTAATAAGGAATTTTTTGGCCCTGATCAACAAGCGGTTAAAAGTATAAATATAGCTGTGCCAGTTGGTACGCCTGTTCATGCTGCAGCAGATGGTTTGGTTATTTATGCTGGCAATGGCTTAAAAGAATTTGGTAATATTGTATTGATCAAGCATGATAATAATTTTGTTACTGTTTATGGCAATAATAGTGAGTTGCGGGTTGAGCATGGCCAAAATGTTAAAAAAGGCGCTATTATAGCTTTGTCTGGTAATTCCGGTGAAGAAAAAGAGGCTGGTGTGCATTTTGAAGTGCGCGATAATTTAAAGCCAGTGAATCCTATGGATTTTCTATCTGCAATGCCGGAGTAA
- the serS gene encoding serine--tRNA ligase, whose protein sequence is MLDIKWIRENPNLLDEALAKRSMSVKSAEILRLDKDRRAALAKLQVLQEQRNKLTSEIAAAMKAGKAEQAELHKQKVLDIKAELALCEERSNQVAEQLRAILDSIPNVPLDDVPVGSDETGNVEIHKYGIPTEFSFTAKQHFDLGHQLGLMDFEKAGQMAGARFTILKGALARLERAIGQFMLDIHVGEHGYREVSVPLLVRDNAAYGTAQLPKFTEDLFKTTDGRWLISTAEIPLTNMVSKEILAAADLPIRLTALTPCFRSEAGAAGRDTRGMLRQHQFWKVELVSIATPSQSQAELERMRNCAQNILELLKLPYRTVVLCTGDMGFAAQKTYDIEVWLPGQNAYREISSCSLCGDFQARRMDARYREEGQKDLRFVHSLNGSGTAIGRCLIAIMENYQQEDGSIIVPEVLVDYMRGQKIIQPE, encoded by the coding sequence ATGCTGGATATTAAGTGGATTAGAGAAAACCCAAATTTATTGGATGAGGCTTTGGCGAAGCGCTCTATGTCGGTGAAATCTGCTGAAATTTTGCGCCTAGATAAAGATCGCCGGGCCGCTTTAGCCAAATTGCAAGTTTTGCAAGAGCAACGAAATAAGCTAACAAGTGAGATAGCTGCCGCTATGAAAGCCGGAAAGGCTGAACAAGCTGAGCTTCATAAGCAAAAAGTGCTAGATATTAAAGCCGAGCTAGCTTTGTGCGAAGAGCGAAGCAATCAGGTGGCAGAACAGCTTAGGGCTATATTAGATTCCATACCTAATGTTCCACTTGATGATGTACCTGTTGGTAGCGATGAAACCGGAAATGTAGAAATACATAAATATGGTATACCGACTGAATTTTCTTTTACAGCAAAGCAACATTTCGATTTGGGACATCAATTAGGTTTAATGGATTTTGAAAAAGCTGGGCAGATGGCTGGCGCAAGATTTACTATTTTAAAAGGTGCCTTGGCGCGGCTAGAGCGTGCCATAGGCCAATTTATGCTTGATATTCATGTAGGCGAGCATGGCTATAGAGAAGTTTCGGTACCTCTTTTAGTACGCGATAATGCGGCCTATGGTACAGCGCAACTGCCAAAATTTACCGAAGATTTATTTAAAACCACTGATGGCCGATGGCTTATTTCAACGGCAGAAATTCCGCTTACTAATATGGTTAGTAAGGAAATTTTGGCAGCTGCGGATTTGCCTATACGCCTTACAGCTCTTACGCCATGCTTTCGCTCAGAGGCTGGGGCTGCTGGACGTGATACCCGTGGCATGTTGAGGCAACATCAGTTTTGGAAGGTAGAGTTGGTTTCTATAGCCACGCCAAGCCAAAGTCAGGCAGAGCTAGAGCGTATGCGTAATTGTGCTCAGAATATCTTAGAATTGTTAAAATTGCCATATCGCACTGTTGTATTATGTACGGGAGATATGGGCTTTGCTGCGCAAAAGACGTATGATATCGAAGTTTGGCTGCCTGGCCAGAATGCTTACCGTGAAATTTCTAGCTGTTCTCTTTGCGGGGATTTTCAGGCGCGGCGCATGGATGCCCGCTATCGAGAAGAGGGACAAAAAGATTTGCGCTTTGTTCATAGTTTAAACGGTTCTGGCACTGCAATTGGACGCTGCTTAATTGCGATAATGGAAAATTATCAGCAAGAAGATGGCAGTATAATTGTGCCAGAAGTACTCGTGGACTATATGCGTGGGCAAAAAATTATTCAACCAGAATAA